The following are from one region of the Thermococcus cleftensis genome:
- a CDS encoding formate/nitrite transporter family protein translates to MSEVLYGVDSTFEGIARKATPKFRTTPGRLLFAGFMAGAYIAFGFVLAVIAATGFHDNPSAFKLLLGAVFPVGLIAVILAGADLWTGNVQFLSSAKAKGYADFRCVLYNWFGSYGGNFIGSVFIALLAVQLTGLFGHVGDPNTFGSTIVAIAQGKVSKDFMALLFLGIGCNWLVNVAIWQSARVQDGAGKILAIWFPIFAFVAIGFEHAIANMWAIPAGIFLSDGAINWANFFHNLIPVTLGNAIGGFLFVSFYYWYLSHPELTAKRLAKEIVDFTAVFIAFWVTATLIPAGIATVLKGNLYAFPLVLSAYYIAGTFALAKIAKPGVEK, encoded by the coding sequence ATGAGCGAGGTGCTCTATGGAGTTGATTCGACCTTCGAGGGGATAGCGAGGAAGGCCACCCCGAAGTTTAGGACAACGCCGGGAAGGCTGCTCTTCGCCGGTTTCATGGCCGGAGCTTACATAGCCTTCGGCTTCGTCTTAGCGGTTATCGCGGCGACGGGCTTCCACGACAACCCCTCGGCCTTCAAGCTTCTCCTCGGTGCGGTCTTCCCAGTCGGACTCATAGCGGTAATCCTAGCTGGAGCTGACCTCTGGACCGGGAACGTCCAGTTCCTGAGCTCGGCCAAGGCCAAGGGCTACGCGGACTTCAGGTGCGTCCTCTACAACTGGTTCGGGAGCTACGGCGGCAACTTCATAGGCTCGGTCTTCATAGCGCTCCTGGCAGTTCAGCTTACCGGGCTCTTCGGCCACGTCGGCGACCCGAACACCTTCGGGAGCACGATAGTAGCGATAGCCCAAGGTAAGGTCTCGAAGGACTTCATGGCTCTGCTCTTCCTCGGAATAGGCTGTAACTGGCTCGTGAACGTTGCAATCTGGCAGTCCGCGAGGGTCCAGGACGGTGCAGGCAAGATACTGGCGATATGGTTCCCGATATTCGCCTTCGTGGCGATAGGCTTCGAGCACGCCATAGCCAACATGTGGGCGATTCCAGCTGGAATATTCCTCAGCGACGGGGCAATAAACTGGGCAAACTTCTTCCACAACCTGATTCCGGTGACGCTCGGAAACGCCATAGGCGGCTTCCTCTTCGTCAGCTTCTACTACTGGTACCTCAGCCACCCGGAGCTGACCGCGAAGAGGCTCGCAAAGGAAATAGTGGACTTCACGGCAGTCTTCATAGCGTTCTGGGTTACCGCGACCCTCATTCCGGCCGGGATAGCGACGGTCCTCAAGGGGAACCTCTACGCCTTCCCGCTCGTCCTCAGCGCCTACTACATAGCCGGAACCTTCGCCCTGGCCAAAATCGCCAAGCCGGGGGTGGAAAAATGA
- a CDS encoding NADH-quinone oxidoreductase subunit B family protein produces MEKLKVLHVDIGGCEGCNVSIIRAYPKLMESVELDISYLRNGGYKYDEYDVALVTGGVCMNEPRVIEELKEVREKAKVVVAFGSCSALGGILRFCRGGQAPRPDHRNFQPINSVIEVDYSIPGCPPTPQMLQSFFKYFTAGNETRLRLFKVTAQVKKLSGFDLIDDIVLTGLCIGCGACELSCPTGAIKLIDKRPTLAQERCIRCGTCYIRCPRASQIICLGGVKS; encoded by the coding sequence ATGGAGAAGCTCAAGGTCCTCCACGTTGATATAGGCGGTTGCGAGGGCTGTAACGTCAGCATAATCAGGGCGTATCCGAAGCTCATGGAGAGCGTAGAACTCGACATCTCATACCTCCGCAACGGGGGTTACAAGTACGACGAGTACGATGTGGCTCTCGTAACCGGCGGGGTCTGCATGAACGAGCCGAGGGTCATCGAGGAGCTGAAGGAGGTGAGGGAGAAGGCGAAGGTTGTTGTCGCCTTCGGCTCGTGCTCGGCCCTAGGCGGGATACTGCGCTTCTGCCGGGGAGGCCAAGCGCCGAGGCCGGACCACAGGAACTTCCAGCCGATAAACAGCGTAATTGAGGTTGATTACTCGATACCCGGCTGTCCACCAACGCCCCAGATGCTCCAGTCCTTCTTCAAGTACTTCACAGCCGGCAACGAGACGAGGCTTAGGCTCTTCAAGGTGACGGCCCAGGTCAAGAAGCTCAGCGGGTTCGACCTCATAGACGACATCGTCCTGACTGGCCTCTGCATAGGCTGCGGTGCCTGCGAGCTGTCCTGCCCAACTGGGGCCATCAAGCTCATAGACAAGAGGCCTACCCTGGCCCAGGAGAGGTGCATCAGGTGCGGAACCTGCTACATCCGCTGTCCGCGCGCGAGCCAGATAATCTGCCTCGGGGGTGTTAAGTCATGA
- a CDS encoding 4Fe-4S dicluster domain-containing protein has translation MSGILIDPGKCIACRACEVACEREHGRSFITVFEFETSAVPLNCRHCERAPCVEACPTGALFRDGDGAVLVDVKKCIGCNMCVLACPFGIPEIAGKIMVKCDLCPDRRAEGKLPLCVQTCPTGALTYEEPSEFSMSRRKAYAERLALRRAENAPGL, from the coding sequence ATGAGCGGAATCCTCATCGACCCGGGCAAGTGCATAGCCTGCAGGGCCTGCGAGGTGGCCTGTGAGAGGGAGCACGGACGGAGCTTCATCACCGTCTTCGAGTTCGAAACTTCCGCCGTTCCCCTCAACTGCCGTCACTGCGAGAGGGCTCCCTGCGTAGAGGCCTGCCCGACGGGGGCGCTCTTCAGGGACGGGGACGGGGCGGTCCTCGTTGATGTGAAGAAGTGCATAGGCTGCAACATGTGCGTCCTAGCCTGTCCCTTCGGAATCCCGGAGATAGCCGGAAAAATCATGGTCAAGTGCGACCTCTGCCCGGACAGGAGGGCTGAAGGAAAGCTCCCCCTCTGCGTCCAGACGTGTCCAACAGGCGCGCTGACCTACGAGGAGCCAAGTGAGTTCTCAATGAGCAGAAGAAAAGCCTACGCCGAAAGGCTCGCCCTCAGGAGGGCTGAAAATGCGCCCGGCCTTTGA
- a CDS encoding cupin domain-containing protein, with amino-acid sequence MFVGHYTEVPEKDTGFEGVTIRWLVSPKLGAKNFAMRYFVLRKNSEIPIHQHDWEHEIFIMRGEGVITNGKEEYHVKAGNFLYVPPNEPHGYKALTDTFEFLCIIPAKKEAIPEDEWA; translated from the coding sequence ATGTTCGTCGGACACTACACGGAGGTCCCCGAGAAGGACACCGGTTTTGAAGGAGTAACCATTAGATGGCTCGTCTCCCCGAAGCTCGGGGCCAAGAACTTCGCCATGCGCTACTTCGTCCTCAGGAAGAACTCGGAGATCCCGATCCACCAGCACGACTGGGAGCATGAAATCTTCATCATGAGGGGCGAGGGGGTAATAACCAACGGAAAGGAGGAGTACCACGTCAAAGCAGGGAACTTCCTCTACGTCCCGCCCAACGAGCCCCACGGCTACAAGGCCTTAACCGACACCTTCGAGTTCCTCTGCATAATCCCCGCCAAGAAGGAGGCCATACCGGAGGACGAGTGGGCTTAG
- a CDS encoding Coenzyme F420 hydrogenase/dehydrogenase, beta subunit C-terminal domain, with amino-acid sequence MMPFGESLLGQIRAVYLGRGTDKEILRRKVASGGAVTAMLTYALEKGLIDGIVTSKRTKGLEGEAVVARTKEELLETAGNRWSIVPFAARIKAKIEEEDLKKVAVVCLPCQAQFFGQMRDFPILEADFGNRIRYIVSLFCMGTFAFEAFLNYLRVKYGVRAEEIVDIKLTRDFLEIHRESGVLTIPLREAFSYLQTGCLVCSDYTGVWSDISAGFVESEPGWTVIITRNQRGEELVRGAENDGYLELRDGSHVLGEVLKGAREKLARAQRNMAQLL; translated from the coding sequence ATGATGCCGTTTGGAGAAAGCCTGCTCGGCCAGATTAGGGCCGTCTACCTCGGTAGGGGAACCGACAAGGAGATACTGAGAAGGAAAGTTGCCAGCGGAGGCGCTGTTACCGCAATGCTGACCTACGCCCTGGAGAAGGGCCTGATAGACGGCATCGTCACCTCGAAGAGAACCAAGGGACTTGAGGGCGAAGCTGTGGTCGCGAGAACGAAGGAGGAGCTCCTCGAGACGGCAGGGAATCGCTGGAGCATCGTACCCTTTGCCGCGAGAATAAAGGCGAAAATAGAGGAAGAGGACTTAAAGAAGGTTGCAGTCGTCTGCCTGCCCTGCCAGGCCCAGTTCTTCGGCCAGATGAGGGACTTCCCGATACTCGAGGCAGACTTCGGGAACAGGATTCGCTACATCGTGAGTCTCTTCTGCATGGGCACCTTCGCTTTCGAGGCCTTCCTCAACTACCTGCGCGTTAAGTACGGGGTCAGGGCGGAGGAGATAGTAGACATAAAGCTCACAAGGGACTTCCTCGAAATCCACAGGGAGAGCGGGGTCCTCACGATACCACTTAGGGAGGCCTTCTCCTACCTCCAGACTGGCTGTCTGGTCTGCTCCGACTACACCGGCGTGTGGAGCGATATCTCTGCTGGCTTCGTCGAGAGCGAACCCGGCTGGACTGTCATCATAACGAGAAACCAGCGCGGGGAGGAGCTCGTTAGAGGAGCTGAGAATGATGGCTACCTCGAGCTACGCGACGGCTCCCACGTCCTCGGCGAGGTTCTCAAGGGGGCGAGGGAGAAGCTCGCGAGGGCCCAGAGGAACATGGCCCAGCTCCTGTGA
- a CDS encoding TRAM domain-containing protein — MYGDGFGGYEAPVKVGERYRVRIESLGKGGDGIAKIKGFVIFVPNTQVGDEVEIVINSVKRKFAFAEVI; from the coding sequence ATGTATGGAGATGGATTTGGCGGCTACGAAGCCCCCGTTAAGGTTGGAGAAAGGTATAGAGTTAGGATTGAGAGCCTCGGTAAGGGCGGTGACGGCATCGCCAAGATAAAGGGCTTCGTTATCTTCGTCCCGAACACCCAGGTCGGCGACGAGGTTGAGATCGTCATTAACTCGGTCAAGAGGAAGTTCGCTTTCGCGGAAGTCATCTGA
- a CDS encoding tRNA (N(6)-L-threonylcarbamoyladenosine(37)-C(2))-methylthiotransferase, with protein sequence MVRVHVETYGCTRNRADAEMMEAILLRAGYELVETPESADYVVVNTCAVKDPTEKHMRERIKELLDSGKKVIATGCLVHVNPGAIDPRVSGILGVKSIDRIAEAISVAERGGKLISVEGWRERSIDKLELPRLWKNGVAFVVPISEGCLNACTYCATRFARGVLKSYKPELVVRWVKEALARGYKEIQLSSEDTGCYGFDIGTNLAKLLDEITAIEGDFRVRVGMMNPNHAIKFLDELVEAYRDEKVYKFLHLPVQSGDDEVLRRMGRTYTVEEFEEIVRTFRRRIPHLNLNTDIIVGFPGETEEAFQNTAELVKRVRPDKINVSRYSPRPGTVAARWKQLPGWKVKERSRLLHRLRLQIAYEINRTYVGKTVEVLVHGEGKKGGIEGRTSNYKDIIFDSGRPGEFLEVKVDWAGSTYLRGTVA encoded by the coding sequence ATGGTAAGGGTTCACGTTGAGACCTACGGTTGCACGAGGAACAGGGCCGATGCGGAGATGATGGAGGCAATCCTCCTTAGAGCTGGCTATGAGCTAGTGGAGACCCCAGAAAGTGCTGACTACGTTGTTGTGAACACCTGCGCGGTTAAAGACCCCACCGAGAAGCACATGCGCGAGAGGATAAAGGAGCTCCTCGATTCCGGGAAAAAAGTCATCGCCACTGGCTGTCTCGTCCACGTGAACCCTGGGGCCATAGATCCACGAGTCTCGGGAATTCTCGGCGTCAAGAGCATAGACAGGATAGCGGAGGCGATAAGCGTAGCGGAGCGCGGCGGAAAGCTGATCAGCGTCGAAGGCTGGCGCGAGAGGAGCATAGACAAGCTCGAACTTCCGAGGCTCTGGAAGAACGGCGTCGCCTTCGTCGTCCCGATAAGTGAGGGCTGCCTCAACGCCTGCACCTACTGTGCCACGCGCTTCGCCAGGGGTGTTCTGAAGAGCTACAAACCGGAGCTCGTCGTCAGGTGGGTCAAGGAGGCCCTCGCCAGGGGATACAAGGAGATACAGCTGTCGAGCGAGGATACAGGCTGCTACGGCTTCGACATCGGGACGAACTTGGCCAAGTTACTCGACGAGATAACGGCCATCGAGGGCGATTTCAGGGTCAGGGTCGGCATGATGAACCCGAACCATGCAATAAAGTTCCTCGACGAGCTGGTGGAGGCTTATCGGGACGAGAAGGTCTACAAGTTCCTCCACCTTCCGGTCCAGAGTGGGGACGATGAGGTCCTGAGGAGAATGGGGAGAACGTACACCGTGGAGGAGTTCGAGGAGATAGTGCGGACCTTCAGGAGGAGAATTCCCCACTTGAACCTCAACACGGACATCATCGTCGGATTTCCCGGCGAGACGGAGGAGGCCTTCCAGAACACCGCCGAGCTGGTAAAGCGCGTCCGGCCCGACAAGATAAACGTTTCCCGCTATTCTCCCAGACCGGGAACGGTAGCGGCGAGGTGGAAGCAGCTTCCCGGCTGGAAGGTCAAGGAGCGCTCGAGGCTTTTGCACAGGCTGAGGCTGCAGATAGCGTACGAGATAAACAGGACCTACGTTGGGAAGACCGTCGAGGTCCTCGTCCACGGCGAGGGCAAGAAAGGTGGGATCGAGGGCAGGACTTCCAACTACAAGGATATAATCTTTGACTCCGGTAGGCCGGGAGAATTCCTGGAGGTTAAGGTGGATTGGGCCGGCTCGACCTACCTGAGGGGGACGGTGGCGTGA
- the fdhF gene encoding formate dehydrogenase subunit alpha yields the protein MKVPVVCPYCGVGCRLYIERTPSGYRLEYADDIPGIPNENGRLCPKGNAVLDLLSKDRLRKPLKAKEEGKFVEVSWGEAIKEVAERLREIAKDDPRQLMFFGSAKTFNEPNYLIQKLARMLGTNNIDHCARLCHSSTVAGLKAVFGAGAMTNTYRDIEMADVIMIWGHNYAETHPVGFRYVIKAKERGAKVIVVDPRFTRTAWFSDLFLQLYPGTDIALANGIMHVIIKHGLYDREFVEKRTVGFSELKRTVEKYTPERVEEITGVPAELIEEAAVTFARAENAVITWAMGLTQSVHGYDNVRAVATLIAITGHIGRPGNGASPMRGQNNVQGACDLGVLPNVFPGYQAVTDPEKRRFFEEFWGAELSGEVGLTTIEATHEAEKGRVKAYYIMGENPAISEANSKRAIRALRKLEFLVVQDIFPTETARLADIVLPATSMLENEGSLTNTERRVQWSFKALNPPGEARPDWWIVSEIGKAIGFTGSGARGFNYRSPEEILREINACTPQYRGITPERLKENLAGIHWPCPSEDHPGTPLLYTERFLTPDGKAHLASVEHSGPAEIPDKDYPLILTTMRYVGHFHTLTMTGRSELLRKRWREPFLEVHPDDAERFKLKDGEWAVVETRRGRYPVRAKVTKAVKRGVVAIPWHWGANVLTNDAIDPVSKIPDTKACACRVRPVSEAEARKLLDELREMGVVA from the coding sequence TTGAAGGTTCCCGTCGTCTGCCCCTACTGCGGGGTGGGGTGCCGGCTGTACATCGAGAGAACCCCGAGCGGTTACAGGCTTGAGTACGCCGACGATATTCCGGGGATTCCCAACGAGAACGGGAGGCTCTGTCCGAAGGGAAACGCGGTTCTCGACCTGCTCTCGAAGGACAGGCTCAGGAAACCGCTGAAGGCGAAGGAGGAAGGTAAGTTCGTCGAGGTGAGCTGGGGAGAAGCGATAAAGGAAGTCGCCGAGAGGCTGAGGGAGATAGCTAAGGACGACCCAAGGCAGCTCATGTTCTTCGGCTCGGCGAAGACCTTCAACGAGCCCAACTACCTGATTCAGAAGCTCGCCAGAATGCTGGGCACCAACAACATCGACCACTGCGCAAGGCTCTGCCACTCCTCGACCGTCGCCGGCCTGAAGGCCGTCTTTGGGGCCGGAGCCATGACCAACACCTACCGGGACATCGAGATGGCGGACGTGATAATGATCTGGGGACACAACTACGCTGAAACCCACCCGGTCGGCTTCCGCTACGTCATCAAGGCAAAGGAGCGGGGCGCGAAGGTAATCGTCGTTGATCCAAGGTTCACCAGAACGGCGTGGTTCTCCGACCTGTTCCTTCAGCTTTATCCGGGAACGGACATAGCCCTCGCCAACGGAATAATGCACGTGATAATCAAGCACGGCCTCTACGACAGGGAGTTCGTTGAGAAGAGAACGGTCGGCTTCTCAGAGCTCAAGAGGACCGTTGAGAAGTACACGCCTGAGAGGGTCGAGGAGATAACTGGCGTTCCGGCTGAACTCATAGAGGAAGCCGCTGTAACGTTTGCCAGGGCTGAAAACGCCGTCATCACCTGGGCAATGGGATTAACGCAGTCGGTTCACGGCTACGACAACGTTAGAGCCGTCGCGACGCTCATAGCCATCACCGGCCACATAGGAAGGCCCGGAAACGGGGCATCTCCAATGAGGGGCCAGAACAACGTCCAGGGTGCCTGCGACCTCGGCGTTCTGCCGAACGTCTTCCCTGGCTACCAGGCGGTAACCGACCCCGAGAAGAGGAGGTTCTTCGAGGAGTTCTGGGGAGCGGAGCTGAGCGGTGAGGTCGGCCTGACGACGATCGAGGCAACCCACGAGGCCGAGAAGGGCAGGGTGAAGGCATACTACATAATGGGAGAGAACCCGGCCATAAGCGAGGCCAACTCAAAAAGGGCTATCAGAGCGCTCAGAAAGCTTGAGTTCCTCGTCGTTCAGGACATCTTCCCGACGGAAACCGCGAGATTGGCGGACATCGTTCTTCCGGCGACTTCGATGCTCGAAAACGAGGGCTCGCTCACCAACACCGAGAGGCGCGTGCAGTGGAGCTTCAAAGCGCTGAATCCGCCGGGGGAGGCCAGGCCCGACTGGTGGATAGTGAGCGAAATCGGGAAGGCCATCGGATTCACCGGAAGCGGGGCAAGGGGCTTCAACTACCGCTCGCCGGAGGAGATACTTAGGGAGATAAACGCCTGCACGCCCCAGTACAGGGGCATAACGCCGGAGAGGCTCAAGGAGAACCTTGCCGGAATCCACTGGCCGTGTCCGAGCGAAGACCACCCGGGAACACCGCTACTCTACACCGAGAGGTTCCTTACCCCAGACGGTAAAGCCCATCTGGCTTCCGTGGAGCACAGTGGACCGGCGGAGATACCAGACAAGGACTACCCGCTGATTCTGACGACGATGCGCTACGTGGGACACTTCCACACGCTGACGATGACGGGGAGGAGCGAGCTTCTGAGGAAGCGCTGGAGGGAGCCGTTCCTCGAAGTTCACCCGGACGACGCGGAGCGCTTCAAGCTAAAGGACGGGGAATGGGCCGTCGTCGAGACGAGACGCGGGAGGTACCCTGTCAGGGCGAAGGTTACGAAGGCCGTCAAGAGGGGCGTCGTTGCCATTCCATGGCACTGGGGTGCCAACGTCCTCACAAACGACGCCATAGACCCTGTCTCGAAGATTCCGGACACGAAAGCCTGTGCCTGCAGGGTGAGACCCGTTAGCGAGGCCGAGGCGAGAAAGCTACTCGACGAGCTGAGGGAGATGGGGGTGGTCGCATGA
- a CDS encoding signal peptidase I, with protein MDKRRPDVLTVVSYFLLFFTVLIVLLHFVFGFQYVVILTDSMEPNINPNDLVVTRPVDPDQLRVGDVILYRVTIGNSTYRITHRIIAIENTSNGYYFRTKGDNRNYPDPWQVYPDQVIGKVVLVIPKIGIIWYYTPLIVLGIFLFIIASIAYDLAWLLLEEEPIRPKSRKADLLVLRRKKIKVYHHRR; from the coding sequence ATGGACAAGCGTCGTCCCGACGTCCTCACGGTCGTCTCGTACTTCCTCCTGTTCTTCACCGTCCTAATCGTGCTTCTCCACTTCGTTTTCGGCTTCCAGTACGTGGTCATACTCACCGATTCTATGGAGCCGAACATCAACCCCAACGACCTCGTGGTGACGAGGCCCGTCGATCCCGACCAGCTCCGCGTCGGCGACGTTATCCTCTACAGGGTCACGATAGGCAACTCAACCTACCGGATCACCCACAGGATAATAGCCATCGAGAACACATCGAACGGCTATTATTTCAGAACCAAGGGTGACAACAGGAACTACCCCGACCCCTGGCAGGTCTACCCCGACCAGGTTATTGGAAAGGTTGTTCTGGTAATTCCAAAAATAGGGATCATCTGGTATTATACCCCACTCATAGTCCTCGGCATTTTCCTTTTCATAATAGCCTCCATTGCCTACGACTTGGCGTGGCTTCTCCTCGAGGAAGAACCGATACGTCCCAAGTCACGAAAGGCCGATCTCCTTGTCTTGAGGAGGAAGAAGATAAAGGTTTACCATCACCGGCGCTAA
- a CDS encoding nickel-dependent hydrogenase large subunit: MGEIAINKMCRVAGEAKLVLYEENGTVTDALFITTAPVRGFEKMVIGKNPLFAVEAVMRICGLCHASHGIAAVEAVEHAIGIAPPRNGLLMREALGLINRTQSHALQFLMIAGDLIKEEKRNEVLFKLMDFHAKVSDYLLKLGGAATHPPNLTIGGMLRVPKWSVFNNLKARFPNLIKSWEELREILLDEDVQTEVAEELRGARREMPYLTSSFFYGDRYNIRTDRVETMPYYEFRKEEPARESTTLVAFYDGKKVETGPRARMKTYREFKDDSLYGLHLARVEDTELALLRLAEILDEINMEEAFRVKNITFGPGRGVGVYEAPRGTLIHYIELGEEGRVVSSKIVVPTMFNIPVMEEMAKGLSVRAAETVMRLYDPCIPCTTHVVRLG; the protein is encoded by the coding sequence TTGGGTGAGATAGCCATTAACAAGATGTGCCGCGTCGCTGGGGAGGCAAAGCTCGTCCTCTATGAGGAGAACGGGACGGTGACGGACGCGCTCTTCATCACAACGGCCCCGGTCAGGGGTTTCGAGAAGATGGTCATCGGAAAGAACCCGCTGTTCGCGGTAGAGGCGGTGATGAGAATCTGCGGACTCTGCCACGCGTCCCACGGCATAGCGGCGGTCGAGGCGGTGGAGCACGCGATAGGCATAGCCCCGCCGAGGAACGGGCTCCTCATGAGGGAGGCGTTGGGGCTGATAAACAGGACTCAGAGTCACGCCCTCCAGTTCCTCATGATAGCGGGCGACCTGATAAAGGAGGAGAAGCGGAACGAGGTTCTCTTCAAGCTGATGGACTTCCACGCCAAGGTCAGCGACTACCTGCTGAAGCTTGGTGGTGCTGCGACTCACCCGCCGAACCTCACGATAGGGGGAATGCTCCGCGTTCCCAAGTGGAGCGTCTTCAACAACCTCAAGGCGAGGTTTCCGAACCTCATAAAGAGCTGGGAGGAGCTGAGAGAAATTCTCCTCGACGAGGACGTTCAGACCGAAGTCGCCGAGGAGCTCAGAGGGGCGAGGAGGGAGATGCCCTATTTAACGAGCAGTTTCTTCTACGGCGACCGCTACAACATAAGGACCGACAGGGTTGAGACGATGCCGTACTACGAGTTCAGGAAGGAAGAGCCCGCGAGGGAATCAACGACGCTGGTGGCTTTCTACGACGGGAAGAAGGTCGAGACCGGCCCGAGGGCCAGAATGAAGACCTACCGCGAGTTCAAAGACGATTCCCTCTACGGCCTGCACCTCGCGAGGGTCGAAGATACGGAGCTTGCCCTCCTCAGGCTCGCGGAGATTCTCGACGAGATTAACATGGAGGAAGCCTTCAGGGTCAAGAACATAACCTTCGGCCCGGGCAGGGGCGTCGGCGTTTACGAGGCTCCTAGGGGAACGCTGATACACTACATCGAGCTCGGCGAGGAGGGGCGCGTTGTGAGCTCGAAGATTGTGGTTCCGACGATGTTCAACATTCCGGTCATGGAGGAGATGGCGAAGGGGCTGAGCGTCAGGGCCGCTGAGACGGTTATGAGGCTCTACGACCCCTGCATCCCCTGCACGACCCACGTCGTTAGGTTGGGGTGA
- a CDS encoding 4Fe-4S dicluster domain-containing protein, giving the protein MRPAFDWERCIGCGACVRVCRGGALSYRDENGRRTITFEPRLCDGDLLCVEACPVNAVRGVPNHESGESSATFELARCENCGKLTEFTLKEVEWGRKMGHFDLFLCSTCRRLKSAQKIGEGLE; this is encoded by the coding sequence ATGCGCCCGGCCTTTGACTGGGAGAGGTGCATAGGCTGTGGGGCCTGCGTGAGGGTCTGCAGGGGCGGGGCTTTGAGCTACCGTGACGAAAACGGCAGGCGGACGATAACCTTCGAGCCGAGGCTCTGCGACGGCGACCTGCTCTGCGTCGAGGCCTGCCCGGTGAACGCCGTCAGGGGCGTGCCCAACCACGAGAGCGGAGAAAGCTCGGCCACCTTCGAGCTCGCCCGCTGTGAGAACTGCGGAAAGCTGACGGAGTTCACCCTCAAGGAGGTCGAATGGGGCCGGAAGATGGGCCATTTCGACCTTTTCCTCTGCTCAACCTGCAGACGGCTCAAATCAGCCCAAAAGATTGGGGAGGGATTGGAATGA